GTGTAGATCCCCAAATCGGTTTATATGCGTCTTTTTGTATTGCGGTTATTATTTCTTTTGTAGGTGGCCGTCCTGCCATGATTTCGGCAGCAACCGGTGCTATGGCCTTAGTCATGACGACCCTAGTGAAAGAACATGGTCTTCAGTATTTATTCGCAGCTACTATTTTGACGGGTGTCATACAAATTATAGTAGGATATCTTAAGCTTGCTAAGCTCATGCGCTTTGTCTCTAAATCGGTTGTGATTGGTTTTGTAAATGCTCTCGCCATACTCATTTTTATGGCCCAGCTTCCAGAACTAGTCAATGTAAGTTGGTACGTCTATCTATTAGTCGCTATTGGTTTAGCAATTATTTATCTATTCCCTTATGTACCAAAGCTTGGAAAAATTTTTCCATCTCCCCTTATATGTATTGTTATAGTCACATTACTTGCTTTCTTTTTAGGCCTTGATGTGCGAACAGTTGGCGATATGGGAGCATTACCAAATACTCTACCTATTTTTTTAATTCCAGCTATTCCTCTTAATTTAGATACACTTCTTATCATTCTTCCTTATTCATTGGCGTTAGCTGCAGTTGGCTTACTTGAGTCGATGATGACAGCCACAATTGTTGATGAAATGACGGATAGCCCGAGTAATAAATTTAAGGAATGTAAAGGTCAAGGTATTGCCAATATTGCCTCGGGTTTTATGGGTGGGATGGCTGGATGTGCCATGATTGGGCAATCAATGATTAATGTTAAATCAGGTGGTCGCACACGCTTATCTACTTTATGCGCAGGCATATTCTTGCTGATTTTAGTAGTATTTTTAAGTGATTGGTTGAAAGTTATTCCTATGGCTGCGCTTGTTGCTGTCATGATTATGGTATCAATAAGTACTTTTGAGTGGCGTTCACTTACCCAATTTAAAACTAATCCTAAAAGTAGCAATACCGTTATGATTGCAACGGTTGTTGTAGTTGTAGCTACTCACAATCTAGCATTAGGCGTATTGACAGGTGTACTACTCTCCGCGCTTTTCTTAGCCAATAAACTTGAAAATGATATACAGGTAATAAGTTCATTAGAAGGCAACGCTCGTTTATATGATTTAAGAGGACAAATCTTTTTTAGTTCTTCAGATAGATTCATGCAAGGCTTTAACTTTAAAGAAGACGTAAAAGAAGTCATTATTGATCTGACTCATTCACATATATGGGATGTCACTTCGGTTGCAATGCTTGATTCAGCAGTAGAAAAGTTCCAAAAGAATGGCATACACGTTACTGTACGTGGTTTAAATGAAGCCAGTTCAATCATGATTGACAAGTATAGTACACATGCAAAAATTTAAAAAAAGGTCCTTCGGGACCTTTTCAATCATAGAGAATTATATTTTTATTAAGGAGATTTATATAACAAGCGGTTTGGGCTACCTGAAGGGTTTTTTACTACGTTACTGCTCGCTTGATTTAAAAGATTGGTAGAGATCGTTTGAGGTGAAGCCGTAGGTGTACTTTGAAGCATTTCAGCAACTACACCAGCAACATGCGGGGTTGCCATTGAAGTACCATTTAATATCTTGGTAGCTGTATTACTTCCAATCCAAGAAGAATTAATTTGGCTACCCGGTGCAAAAATATCAACACAGCTTCCATAATTAGAATAGCTTGCCCGAGTATCGGTATTATCTGTCGCAGCCACTGTAATGGCCTTACTTACTCTTGCTGGAGAAGATGTACATGCATCTGTATTTGAATTGCCAGCGGCTACGACCATGACATAACCATTATTATATAAATTTTCCACTGCACTATCTAAAGAAGAACTTGTTGCCCCACCTAAAGACATATTTACAACTGCAGGTTTTTTACCATTTTTCAATATCCAGTCTAAACCAGCAATAACATTACTTGAGGCCCCTGACCCATCACATCCCAAAATCCGGATTGGAACTAAATTGACATTTTTGGCAACACCATAGGTCGTACCACCTACTGTTCCAGCAACATGGGTCCCATGTCCATTACAGTCGGTTGTACCATTGCCATCAGATATTGCGGTATAACCGCTTAACACACGTCCTGAAAACTCTTGGTGGCTAGATAATATACCAGTATCCACGATATAAGCCGTAGTACCTGAACCGGTCTGTAAATAAGAATAAGTCGAATTTAATGGTAAAGCTTTCTGGTCTATACGATCTAGTCCCCAATCTGGATTACTTTGAGTAGTTGCATCAATATTTACTATTGTATCGCTTTCTACTGAAAGAACATGAGGGTTCTTTTTCATCGCTTCAATAAAGGCTACCCCTGCTGTATCAGGTAAATAAATTGCAAAGCCTTTAAGAACAGTATCGTAGCTTTGTAAAACTTTACCAGCATGTTGTTTAGCAATATTTTGTGCGAAATCTTTAGAAGGACCTGCATCCTTATTTAATATAACAATATATTGATTTTTAATAATTCCTTTTGCTTGGGAAGAATCATTTACAGGATTTGCAACATTTGAAGCGGCATACACAAAATGAGTAGCTGCTATTGAAAGACAAATAGCAGACACTTGGCGAATATTCATGACTATCTCCATATATTATATTTCAGGTATTTTTATGATAATTAATAACTTTTTTACTTCAGGATTAAAATTTTAGATGAGAACTTTGAGGAGTTTTATCTGCTTTTAAACCCCAACCATATTTTCATAATTTTTTAGGTTAAACAATATCAATCCACTTTTTTATAGAAAAATGTGACATCCATCTACTTATAATTTAAATATTTTATTTTTTTATAATTAAAATATCACTCTATTTGGGTTCAATAATATAAAAGAAAATAACCATTATGATAAGAACTATAGTAGCCATTGCTAAGTAAGTACCAACAGTATTAAAACTTCTCAGAAACTTCAAAATATCCATAACAATATGATAATTAACAGGTTATAGACAATTATTTCAAAATATAAAAGTTCATACAACTATAAAAAATTAACAATTTCTTTAACTGTGATTAATATGTACAATAAATGTATAAATATATATTTCCTATTTTTTATTAATTAAGCTTATTAGAAATAAATTATGCAAAACAAATTATTTGAATTTTTTTATCTAACTAAAATAAATCCCTTATATAAAACTTAGCCAGTTTAAAAATATTTTTTAAATAAACATTTTTAATAAAAAATACCCACATATCTTAAAAATATGTGGGTATTAAAAAACAAACAACTTTACAGACGCAGTATATGCATATATAAATATATACCTTTAAAGATATATTTACAATACTTCTTTAAGTTTTTCACTTGAATTGAACCGAATTTACTATTAACTGTCTTTTTAATGCGCGGATCTTTGTATCGTTAACGAATTGTACAAAAATAAAAAAGTCCGCATCTTGGGAAGCTACGGACTATAAACTCATCTAAGCAACAGCTAAACAGTTTGTCGATTAGAGAGAAAACACTATCTTTTTAATCTAATCGAGATATTAGTTTAGGTCAACTTAAAATAGTATACAGCAGCAAAAAACTCAAAGAAGTGTGACGCGCTCTACATTTTCTTATTGATTAAGCAAAAATCAATATATTTATTTAATTTTAATAAAAAAATATATCAATTTATATATTGTTTAACTTGGTTATTTATCATACTAATTGCTCTTGTACTGAAATATTTTATTAGCTGAACTTAATATTATAAATAAGATAGCTTTTCATGATTTTCCCACCACCTATTGTTTCTATAATATTTAAATCAACTTACCCTATGTTTACCAAGGCTAACTCAAACTTAATTTCTCACTTAAATATAAATTTAAAATAGTGCTCTAAAATAGAGTAATGGTTAATCTCAGGAATAATTTCAAAAGAAATCATATCGTCACCTTGACTAAGTCGATACTCAAAATAATTTTGACTTTGCCATTTTAATTCACTAAGTTCTAACCCACCACACAAAATCGTACAAGGAATATTGATCTGTTCCTGCTGATGAATAGGACCATATTTCAAAATATCCTCTTGCGATAAGTTTAAAGCGTGATTTAAATGAGTCTCTTGTATAGGTAATAAATCATAAATCCCACTTAATAAAGTTGCCTTGGATAATAACGGATGGTTTAAACATAAAGCACCAAGATGAGCACCTGCTGAATGGCCGACCACTACTACTTCGTCTGTTTTCCAATTTTGTTCAGCGATAAAATCAAGCGCTTGTTGAGTTTGAGCAACGATTTGTGAAATATGACTTTGAGGAGCCAAGTCATATTCTAAAAGTACACACTGTGCTCCTTTTGCTAATATGTACGGCGCTATAAAGGCAAAGTCCGATTTATCACACCACTGCCAATATCCCCCATGTATAAAAATTACGGTTTTATTGGCATGTTCTAAAGGAAAAAAATCCAGCGTTGATCGGTTCTTCGAACCATACTTTATATCTTTTATATGATGATAGGCCCGATAACTCAGCAAGCTTCTGTATTGGAAGCCTGCTAGTATTTCACCTTCATTCTCTACCGTTGTAGCATTGTCATACCTTCTCATATACCCATCACTTCAATGTTTCTTCACTAGAGTTGAGATTTAACTTTACGGTAGAACGTTTCAAATAATAGAAAAATATAAGAACCAGAACTAAAGGTACGCCAAATTGTAAAGTAGACTTAAATTCACTGGTAAACCAGGTAGTCACTGTAATGCTTAAAATCGCAATAAACCCAAACAAAGAGATAAATCGACTAGCAGGAATTTTAAATTTTAGTTGTATATTTTGCTGAACCATATGTCTTCTAAAAAACATATGAGTCACAAATATACTTCCCCACGTGAACAACGCACCAAACATGGATAGCGCAATCATAATTGGAAATGCGGAAGCTGGATTAATCGTATAAACAATACTAGCAATACCAATCCCTACCGCAGATAACAACAGCGCATTTACCGGTACACCATTACTACTAATTCGACCAAAGACTTTTGGAGCATCACCTGCACGTGACAAGCTAAACAGCATACGAGTTGAAATATAAAGCATGCTATTCATGGCTGATAAGGCAGCTACAATTACAATAAAGTTTAAAATGCTATCCGCATACTGGATACCGACAATCTTCATGACCATAACAAAAGGGCTTGTTGCATCTGCTCCAATCAAAACAGTCCACGGCACCAAAGTAACGATTAGGAATAAGGACAATAAATAAAACAAAATGAGTCGAAGTGCTGTGCTTTTGAATGCTTTTTTAACTGCCTTTTCTGGGTCTTTAGCTTCGCCAGCCGCGACAGCAATCATTTCTATACTTAAATAACTAAATATTGAAATAATGACACCAATCCATACCCCACTAAAACCATTTGGAAAAAAGCCCCCATGTCCTGATAAATGAGTTACAACTTGCGTCATTCCCTGATTGCTTTGCGTCAAGATACCAATAGACAAAAGAATAAACACGATAATGGCAAAAACTTTAATTGTGGAAAACCAGTATTCCACTAGTCCAAAAGCTTTAACACTATAGGCATTTACAACAAGTAAGGTCAGTGAAAAAAATCCAATCCAGACCCAAGAGCCTACATTCGGGAACCAGAGCTTCATATAATCAGCAACGGCGGTAATCTCTGTACCTACCGCCAGTACAATACAAGCCCAATAACAGTAGCGAACTAAGAAGCCGGCAAGTGGACTTATATAATGTTCTGCATATGCACCAAATGAACCTGAAGTAGGATGCTGAACTGTCATTTCAGCCAAACAAGCCATAAGTGCAAAAGCAATTAAACCACCAATCGCATAGCTGACTATGACTGCGGGACCTGCAAAACTAATTGCAAATTTACTTCCCATAAACAATCCGGTTCCAATTGCTCCACCAATCGCAATCATCCCCATCTGTTTTGCAGATAACTTTTTATGCAGCCCAGCTTCTCTATTTTGTATTTCATCAAAACTACTCATAGGCCCTCCTAGCCATTTGTTTTATTTTGATTCCTTAAAATCAGGTCACTTCACCGCGAACTAAATACTGTTTGTTTTTCCATTCACTATTCAGCATGGTTTCTTTTAAGTGCTGTACTGCATTCCAAATATCTTCAAAGCCCAGATACAAAGGTGTAATACCAAATCTCAAGACTGCAGGTTCCCGATAATCACCAATCACACCACGTGCGATAAGCGCCTGAATAATTTCATAACCGAATTCATGACGATAACTAACATGACTACCACGATACTTATGACCTAAAGGCGTAATTAACTCAAATCCGAATTCAGAACATTCTTGCTGTACCAATTGAATGAATAAATCAGTTAATTTCAACGATTTCTCACGGATTTTTTGCATATCGGCATGCAGGAAAATATCCACTCCGCATTCAATCAGACTCATAGAAATAACCGGCTGAGTTCCACATAAATATCGGCGGATACTATTCGCTGGCTCATAATGCTGTGCCATATCAAATGGTTTTTTATGACTCCACCAACCAGATAAAGGCTGCCAGAACTGATCACGGTGCTTTTCATTGACCCAGAGCAATGCAGGAGAACCAGGACCACCATTTAAATATTTATAGGTACAACCAATCGCAAAATCACTATCAGTTTGATTAAGGTGCATAGGAACCGCACCAACTGAGTGACATAAATCCCAAATCACCAAAGCATCTTTAGAGTGAATTTGTTCATTAATAGATGCCATATCATAAAAATAACCAGTGCGGTAATTCACATGGGAAAGTACCACTACAGCAACATCTTTCTCTAAAGCACGAGATAAGTCTTCTACGCCATCAATTAATTCAACCTGATAGCCCTTTTGAATTAAGTCAATGAAACCTTCAATAATGTAAATATCTGTTGGAAAAGCATCTTTTTCTGCCACAATAATTTTGTGTTCAGGGAATTTATCAGCCTGAATTTTTACCGCTGCAGATAAAACTTTAAATAAGTTCAGTGTAGTTGAATCTGAAATAACAACTTCACCTTGTTCCGCACCAATCAGTTTAGCGACTTTGTCACCCAGCCGTGTTGGTAACCCCCACCAGTCTGCCTTATTCCAGCTATTGATCAGATCTTCTCCCCATTCTTGGGAAATAATATGCTGAGCGACAGCCAAAGATTTCTTTGGTCTAGCACCTAAAGAGTTACCATCTAAATAAATGACGCCTTCTGGCAATGCAAATTCATCTTTAAATTTTTTGAGTTCATCTTCCTGATCCCAATACAAACACTGTTCACGAGTAATCATTTGGTATTGCTCCTATTTCTACATTTCCTTTGTATTTGAATTTTATCACGTCAATTTGTACGATTTATTCGATAATATTTGATCAAAAATAGCTATTTTCGTATAAAATTCTAATTAAAATTAAAAAATATGGATGAAATTCGAAAATGAATGTAGATGCAATCGATCTAAAAATTTTGAAGTATTTACAAGACAATGCCCGTTTAAGCAACCAAGAACTTGCTGATCTTGTTAATCTTTCAGCATCTGCTTGTCACAGACGCGTCAAAATTTTAGAAACCAATGGAATCATTGAAAAATATCAAGCAAAAGTTAATTATGAAAAATTAGGTATAAAAATTGAGGCGATAGTTGAAATAAAACTTGCTCAACTCACCGAAAATGACCACAACTTTTTTTTAAGCCAAATCAAGAATTTTGATGAAGTCATCAATGCCTATATCATTACAGGTGAATCTAATTATGTACTGCACGTTGCCACTAAAGATCTAAACTCTTTTTCTCATTTTGTTATTAATACACT
The window above is part of the Acinetobacter baumannii genome. Proteins encoded here:
- a CDS encoding SulP family inorganic anion transporter, whose protein sequence is MLTNLREQWFSNVRADILSGLVVGLALIPEAIAFSIIAGVDPQIGLYASFCIAVIISFVGGRPAMISAATGAMALVMTTLVKEHGLQYLFAATILTGVIQIIVGYLKLAKLMRFVSKSVVIGFVNALAILIFMAQLPELVNVSWYVYLLVAIGLAIIYLFPYVPKLGKIFPSPLICIVIVTLLAFFLGLDVRTVGDMGALPNTLPIFLIPAIPLNLDTLLIILPYSLALAAVGLLESMMTATIVDEMTDSPSNKFKECKGQGIANIASGFMGGMAGCAMIGQSMINVKSGGRTRLSTLCAGIFLLILVVFLSDWLKVIPMAALVAVMIMVSISTFEWRSLTQFKTNPKSSNTVMIATVVVVVATHNLALGVLTGVLLSALFLANKLENDIQVISSLEGNARLYDLRGQIFFSSSDRFMQGFNFKEDVKEVIIDLTHSHIWDVTSVAMLDSAVEKFQKNGIHVTVRGLNEASSIMIDKYSTHAKI
- a CDS encoding S8 family peptidase, which translates into the protein MNIRQVSAICLSIAATHFVYAASNVANPVNDSSQAKGIIKNQYIVILNKDAGPSKDFAQNIAKQHAGKVLQSYDTVLKGFAIYLPDTAGVAFIEAMKKNPHVLSVESDTIVNIDATTQSNPDWGLDRIDQKALPLNSTYSYLQTGSGTTAYIVDTGILSSHQEFSGRVLSGYTAISDGNGTTDCNGHGTHVAGTVGGTTYGVAKNVNLVPIRILGCDGSGASSNVIAGLDWILKNGKKPAVVNMSLGGATSSSLDSAVENLYNNGYVMVVAAGNSNTDACTSSPARVSKAITVAATDNTDTRASYSNYGSCVDIFAPGSQINSSWIGSNTATKILNGTSMATPHVAGVVAEMLQSTPTASPQTISTNLLNQASSNVVKNPSGSPNRLLYKSP
- a CDS encoding alpha/beta hydrolase, with amino-acid sequence MRRYDNATTVENEGEILAGFQYRSLLSYRAYHHIKDIKYGSKNRSTLDFFPLEHANKTVIFIHGGYWQWCDKSDFAFIAPYILAKGAQCVLLEYDLAPQSHISQIVAQTQQALDFIAEQNWKTDEVVVVGHSAGAHLGALCLNHPLLSKATLLSGIYDLLPIQETHLNHALNLSQEDILKYGPIHQQEQINIPCTILCGGLELSELKWQSQNYFEYRLSQGDDMISFEIIPEINHYSILEHYFKFIFK
- a CDS encoding amino acid permease; its protein translation is MSSFDEIQNREAGLHKKLSAKQMGMIAIGGAIGTGLFMGSKFAISFAGPAVIVSYAIGGLIAFALMACLAEMTVQHPTSGSFGAYAEHYISPLAGFLVRYCYWACIVLAVGTEITAVADYMKLWFPNVGSWVWIGFFSLTLLVVNAYSVKAFGLVEYWFSTIKVFAIIVFILLSIGILTQSNQGMTQVVTHLSGHGGFFPNGFSGVWIGVIISIFSYLSIEMIAVAAGEAKDPEKAVKKAFKSTALRLILFYLLSLFLIVTLVPWTVLIGADATSPFVMVMKIVGIQYADSILNFIVIVAALSAMNSMLYISTRMLFSLSRAGDAPKVFGRISSNGVPVNALLLSAVGIGIASIVYTINPASAFPIMIALSMFGALFTWGSIFVTHMFFRRHMVQQNIQLKFKIPASRFISLFGFIAILSITVTTWFTSEFKSTLQFGVPLVLVLIFFYYLKRSTVKLNLNSSEETLK
- the kynU gene encoding kynureninase; this encodes MITREQCLYWDQEDELKKFKDEFALPEGVIYLDGNSLGARPKKSLAVAQHIISQEWGEDLINSWNKADWWGLPTRLGDKVAKLIGAEQGEVVISDSTTLNLFKVLSAAVKIQADKFPEHKIIVAEKDAFPTDIYIIEGFIDLIQKGYQVELIDGVEDLSRALEKDVAVVVLSHVNYRTGYFYDMASINEQIHSKDALVIWDLCHSVGAVPMHLNQTDSDFAIGCTYKYLNGGPGSPALLWVNEKHRDQFWQPLSGWWSHKKPFDMAQHYEPANSIRRYLCGTQPVISMSLIECGVDIFLHADMQKIREKSLKLTDLFIQLVQQECSEFGFELITPLGHKYRGSHVSYRHEFGYEIIQALIARGVIGDYREPAVLRFGITPLYLGFEDIWNAVQHLKETMLNSEWKNKQYLVRGEVT
- the gigD gene encoding Lrp/AsnC family transcriptional regulator GigD is translated as MNVDAIDLKILKYLQDNARLSNQELADLVNLSASACHRRVKILETNGIIEKYQAKVNYEKLGIKIEAIVEIKLAQLTENDHNFFLSQIKNFDEVINAYIITGESNYVLHVATKDLNSFSHFVINTLNKIKGVVSINSKIILQKIIQKPL